The region GTTCGGTATTTCAGGGACATGTTTACACTGGTGTTTCTGGAATAGAATTTAATACTGGTTCTCTGGGACAGGGGCTATCTGCTGGTATAGGTATGGCTCTTGCAGCAAGATATAAGAAGAAGGATTTTGATGTTTATGTAATACTTGGCGATGGTGAGGTACAAGAGGGAAGTGTGTGGGAAGCTGCTATGTTTGCTTCACATCATAAGATAGATAACCTTTGCGCGATCATAGATTACAACAAGGTTCAGGAGAATGGATTTGTCAATGAGATCTTGAGTATAGAACCACTAAAGGATAGGTGGGAGTCATTTGGGTGGAATTATATAGAGATAGATGGTCATAAGTTTGAGCAAGTTTTTGATGCTCTGGATGCGTTTACTAGCAGTAAGGGAGGAGGTAGGCCTACAGTAATAGTTGCTAATACTATAAAGGGTAAGGGAGTATCGTTTATGGAGTTTAAGCATACTTATCACGGTAGAGCTCCGACTAAGGAGGAACTGGAAAAAGCCTTAGCTGAGATAAAGGGAGGAAATACGGTATGAGTCAACCTCAGCCTAGACCTACTAGAGATGGGTTTGGTGAAGAGCTTGTGGAACTTGGGTATGAGGATGAGAAAATAATAGTTTTTTCTGCGGATCTTGAGGACTCAACTAGAGCTGAGTATTTTAAGTTCAAGTTTCCCAATAGGTTTTATAATGTGGGAATTGCCGAACAGAATATGGTGGGAATTGCAGCTGGGCTTGCTAAAGAAGGTTTTACTACTTTTGTAACATCTTTTGCGGTTTTTCTGACGAATAGAGCTTACGATTTTATAAGAATTTCTGTCTGTTATAGTAACCTTAATGTCAAGTTATGTGCTTCGCATGCTGGTGTTACTGTTGGGGAAGATGGTGCAACTGCACAGTCTCTTGAAGATGTGGCTATAATGTCAGTTCTGCCAAATATGAGAGTACTTTGTCCTGTAGACTACTTTGAGGCAAGAAGAATAACAAGATTTGTAGCAAATGAGTATGGGCCTTTCTATGTAAGATTGAGTAGAGCACCATATCCTATTATAACCTCAGAGAGCGATAGATTTGAATTTGGAAAAGCTTCAGTTCTTGAGGAAGGTGAGGATCTTACCATTATATCTTATGGCATAACAGTTTCAGAAAGCCTTAAAGCTGCGGAGGAATTGAGAAAAGAAGGAATCTCAACAAGAGTCGTAAATATGAGCACAATAAAGCCTTTTGATGAGAAAATAGTTTTAAGATCCGCTGAGGAAACAGGTGCAATTTTGGTAGTAGAGGAGCATGAGATAACCAATGGACTTGGAAGTATGATTGCTAGGTTTCTAGCTACAAAAAGACCTACCCCGATGGAATTTATAGCTGTTAATGATGAGTTTGGTGTTTCTGGAAAACCTTATGAATTGCTTGAATACTTTGGATTGGACTGGAAGAATATAGTTCAAGTTTCTAAGAAGTTACTCAAGCGAAAGAAAATTTAGTTCCTTTCATATGAAAAATAATCCACCAGTACTTCTCTGTTGAACGGTTGTGTGTCGTATTCTCTCAGATAACTACTTATTCTAACTTCAACATACTCTATCTGAGTTGAATTTGTGAAATTGAGTATCTCAGAGCTATCAAAAAACACACTGACTTTATCCTGAAGTGTCTTAATAGTTAGCAAAACTTTGTTGCTTCTGAATGAGTTGGAGAGAATCACTGTAATGTTAGTGAGTGGAGAGATTACTTCACATTCAACTATGTTTGTGTTATGGCTATTTAGGAAATAGTATCTCAGGGACACTTTAAGATTTGCCGATCGGGAGTTAATCTCTAGTTCTGATACCACATTTGTTAGGGTATTTAGAGCATATATTGAGAACTTACCGTATGGAAACTTCTTAAGGGAGAGTATTCCCCCACCCTCGGTTGTGTTTTGAGGAATTTTTATCACTAGGTTTCCGTTTGAGATGAGTACATT is a window of Brevinematia bacterium DNA encoding:
- a CDS encoding transketolase family protein; its protein translation is MSQPQPRPTRDGFGEELVELGYEDEKIIVFSADLEDSTRAEYFKFKFPNRFYNVGIAEQNMVGIAAGLAKEGFTTFVTSFAVFLTNRAYDFIRISVCYSNLNVKLCASHAGVTVGEDGATAQSLEDVAIMSVLPNMRVLCPVDYFEARRITRFVANEYGPFYVRLSRAPYPIITSESDRFEFGKASVLEEGEDLTIISYGITVSESLKAAEELRKEGISTRVVNMSTIKPFDEKIVLRSAEETGAILVVEEHEITNGLGSMIARFLATKRPTPMEFIAVNDEFGVSGKPYELLEYFGLDWKNIVQVSKKLLKRKKI
- a CDS encoding transketolase; the protein is MVGQKVDISVLKDMAREFREKILLMTYYAGSGHPGGSMSLVEIMLSLYFYKLRYDPRNPLWEDRDRVVISKGHATPVVYLTLAKAGFFSEDDLMKGFRRFGSVFQGHVYTGVSGIEFNTGSLGQGLSAGIGMALAARYKKKDFDVYVILGDGEVQEGSVWEAAMFASHHKIDNLCAIIDYNKVQENGFVNEILSIEPLKDRWESFGWNYIEIDGHKFEQVFDALDAFTSSKGGGRPTVIVANTIKGKGVSFMEFKHTYHGRAPTKEELEKALAEIKGGNTV